From a single Ailuropoda melanoleuca isolate Jingjing chromosome 12, ASM200744v2, whole genome shotgun sequence genomic region:
- the ALKBH6 gene encoding alpha-ketoglutarate-dependent dioxygenase alkB homolog 6 isoform X1: MGPCGWSLGQWGSVLDAHCVRAAFEVLRIRVLETKTGCMELVSMEDQDARVPALEPFRVEQAPPVIYYVPDFISKEEEEYLLRQVFNAPKPKWTQLSGRKLQNWGGLPHPRGMVPERLPLWLQRYVDKVSDLSLFGGLPANHVLVNQYLPGEGIMPHEDGPLYYPTVSTISLGSHTMLDLYEPRQPTDDDPAEQPAPQPRSPPRPATSLLLEPRSLLVLRGTAYTRLLHGIAAARVDALDATSLPPNAAACSSARPGASLVRGTRVSLTIRRVPRVLRTGLLLSK; this comes from the exons ATGGGCCCTTGTGGATGGAGTTTGGGGCAGTGGGGCAGTGTTCTGGATGCTCACTGTGTCCGGGCGGCTTTTGAGGTGCTGAGGATTCGGGTTTTAGAAACCAA gacTGGGTGCATGGAGTTGGTGTCGATGGAGGATCAGGACGCCAGGGTCCCAGCCCTGGAACCATTCAGGGTGGAGCAG GCACCACCTGTAATCTACTATGTCCCTGACTTCATCtccaaggaagaggaagagtatTTACTTCGACAG GTCTTCAATGCCCCAAAGCCAAAGTGGACCCAGCTCTCTGGAAGGAAGTTACAGAACTGGG GTGGGCTCCCCCATCCCCGGGGAATGGTTCCTGAGAGGCTGCCTCTGTGGCTCCAGCGCTACGTGGACAAAGTATCTGACCTCAGCCTTTTTGGGGGTCTCCCAGCCAACCACGTCCTTGTGAACCAGTATCTGCCTGGGGAGGGCATCATG CCCCACGAGGACGGGCCACTCTACTACCCGACTGTCAGCACCATCAGCCTGGGCTCCCACACCATGCTGGACCTCTACGAGCCGCGGCAGCCAACGGATGATGACCCTGCAGAGCAG CCCGCCCCGCAGCCCCGGTCCCCGCCCCGGCCAGCCACCTCGCTGCTGCTAGAACCCCGCAGCCTGCTGGTGCTCCGTGGCACCGCCTATACGCGCCTCCTCCACGGCATCGCGGCTGCCCGCGTAGACGCGCTAGACGCCACCTCCCTGCCGCCCAACGCCGCCGCCTGCTCGTCGGCGCGGCCCGGAGCCAGCCTGGTCCGCGGCACGCGCGTCTCTCTCACCATCCGCCGCGTGCCCCGCGTGCTGCGCACCGGTCTCCTGCTCAGCAAGTGA
- the ALKBH6 gene encoding alpha-ketoglutarate-dependent dioxygenase alkB homolog 6 isoform X4: MELVSMEDQDARVPALEPFRVEQAPPVIYYVPDFISKEEEEYLLRQVFNAPKPKWTQLSGRKLQNWGGLPHPRGMVPERLPLWLQRYVDKVSDLSLFGGLPANHVLVNQYLPGEGIMPHEDGPLYYPTVSTISLGSHTMLDLYEPRQPTDDDPAEQPAPQPRSPPRPATSLLLEPRSLLVLRGTAYTRLLHGIAAARVDALDATSLPPNAAACSSARPGASLVRGTRVSLTIRRVPRVLRTGLLLSK; encoded by the exons ATGGAGTTGGTGTCGATGGAGGATCAGGACGCCAGGGTCCCAGCCCTGGAACCATTCAGGGTGGAGCAG GCACCACCTGTAATCTACTATGTCCCTGACTTCATCtccaaggaagaggaagagtatTTACTTCGACAG GTCTTCAATGCCCCAAAGCCAAAGTGGACCCAGCTCTCTGGAAGGAAGTTACAGAACTGGG GTGGGCTCCCCCATCCCCGGGGAATGGTTCCTGAGAGGCTGCCTCTGTGGCTCCAGCGCTACGTGGACAAAGTATCTGACCTCAGCCTTTTTGGGGGTCTCCCAGCCAACCACGTCCTTGTGAACCAGTATCTGCCTGGGGAGGGCATCATG CCCCACGAGGACGGGCCACTCTACTACCCGACTGTCAGCACCATCAGCCTGGGCTCCCACACCATGCTGGACCTCTACGAGCCGCGGCAGCCAACGGATGATGACCCTGCAGAGCAG CCCGCCCCGCAGCCCCGGTCCCCGCCCCGGCCAGCCACCTCGCTGCTGCTAGAACCCCGCAGCCTGCTGGTGCTCCGTGGCACCGCCTATACGCGCCTCCTCCACGGCATCGCGGCTGCCCGCGTAGACGCGCTAGACGCCACCTCCCTGCCGCCCAACGCCGCCGCCTGCTCGTCGGCGCGGCCCGGAGCCAGCCTGGTCCGCGGCACGCGCGTCTCTCTCACCATCCGCCGCGTGCCCCGCGTGCTGCGCACCGGTCTCCTGCTCAGCAAGTGA
- the ALKBH6 gene encoding alpha-ketoglutarate-dependent dioxygenase alkB homolog 6 isoform X3 produces the protein MGVFNSGIGGDTGGRTGCMELVSMEDQDARVPALEPFRVEQAPPVIYYVPDFISKEEEEYLLRQVFNAPKPKWTQLSGRKLQNWGGLPHPRGMVPERLPLWLQRYVDKVSDLSLFGGLPANHVLVNQYLPGEGIMPHEDGPLYYPTVSTISLGSHTMLDLYEPRQPTDDDPAEQPAPQPRSPPRPATSLLLEPRSLLVLRGTAYTRLLHGIAAARVDALDATSLPPNAAACSSARPGASLVRGTRVSLTIRRVPRVLRTGLLLSK, from the exons ATGGGGGTGTTTAATTCGGGTATTGGAGGGGACACTGGTGGACG gacTGGGTGCATGGAGTTGGTGTCGATGGAGGATCAGGACGCCAGGGTCCCAGCCCTGGAACCATTCAGGGTGGAGCAG GCACCACCTGTAATCTACTATGTCCCTGACTTCATCtccaaggaagaggaagagtatTTACTTCGACAG GTCTTCAATGCCCCAAAGCCAAAGTGGACCCAGCTCTCTGGAAGGAAGTTACAGAACTGGG GTGGGCTCCCCCATCCCCGGGGAATGGTTCCTGAGAGGCTGCCTCTGTGGCTCCAGCGCTACGTGGACAAAGTATCTGACCTCAGCCTTTTTGGGGGTCTCCCAGCCAACCACGTCCTTGTGAACCAGTATCTGCCTGGGGAGGGCATCATG CCCCACGAGGACGGGCCACTCTACTACCCGACTGTCAGCACCATCAGCCTGGGCTCCCACACCATGCTGGACCTCTACGAGCCGCGGCAGCCAACGGATGATGACCCTGCAGAGCAG CCCGCCCCGCAGCCCCGGTCCCCGCCCCGGCCAGCCACCTCGCTGCTGCTAGAACCCCGCAGCCTGCTGGTGCTCCGTGGCACCGCCTATACGCGCCTCCTCCACGGCATCGCGGCTGCCCGCGTAGACGCGCTAGACGCCACCTCCCTGCCGCCCAACGCCGCCGCCTGCTCGTCGGCGCGGCCCGGAGCCAGCCTGGTCCGCGGCACGCGCGTCTCTCTCACCATCCGCCGCGTGCCCCGCGTGCTGCGCACCGGTCTCCTGCTCAGCAAGTGA
- the ALKBH6 gene encoding alpha-ketoglutarate-dependent dioxygenase alkB homolog 6 isoform X2: MGPCGWSLGQWGSVLDAHCVRAAFEVLRIRVLETKTGCMELVSMEDQDARVPALEPFRVEQAPPVIYYVPDFISKEEEEYLLRQVFNAPKPKWTQLSGRKLQNWGGLPHPRGMVPERLPLWLQRYVDKVSDLSLFGGLPANHVLVNQYLPGEGIMPHEDGPLYYPTVSTISLGSHTMLDLYEPRQPTDDDPAEQPRSPPRPATSLLLEPRSLLVLRGTAYTRLLHGIAAARVDALDATSLPPNAAACSSARPGASLVRGTRVSLTIRRVPRVLRTGLLLSK; the protein is encoded by the exons ATGGGCCCTTGTGGATGGAGTTTGGGGCAGTGGGGCAGTGTTCTGGATGCTCACTGTGTCCGGGCGGCTTTTGAGGTGCTGAGGATTCGGGTTTTAGAAACCAA gacTGGGTGCATGGAGTTGGTGTCGATGGAGGATCAGGACGCCAGGGTCCCAGCCCTGGAACCATTCAGGGTGGAGCAG GCACCACCTGTAATCTACTATGTCCCTGACTTCATCtccaaggaagaggaagagtatTTACTTCGACAG GTCTTCAATGCCCCAAAGCCAAAGTGGACCCAGCTCTCTGGAAGGAAGTTACAGAACTGGG GTGGGCTCCCCCATCCCCGGGGAATGGTTCCTGAGAGGCTGCCTCTGTGGCTCCAGCGCTACGTGGACAAAGTATCTGACCTCAGCCTTTTTGGGGGTCTCCCAGCCAACCACGTCCTTGTGAACCAGTATCTGCCTGGGGAGGGCATCATG CCCCACGAGGACGGGCCACTCTACTACCCGACTGTCAGCACCATCAGCCTGGGCTCCCACACCATGCTGGACCTCTACGAGCCGCGGCAGCCAACGGATGATGACCCTGCAGAGCAG CCCCGGTCCCCGCCCCGGCCAGCCACCTCGCTGCTGCTAGAACCCCGCAGCCTGCTGGTGCTCCGTGGCACCGCCTATACGCGCCTCCTCCACGGCATCGCGGCTGCCCGCGTAGACGCGCTAGACGCCACCTCCCTGCCGCCCAACGCCGCCGCCTGCTCGTCGGCGCGGCCCGGAGCCAGCCTGGTCCGCGGCACGCGCGTCTCTCTCACCATCCGCCGCGTGCCCCGCGTGCTGCGCACCGGTCTCCTGCTCAGCAAGTGA
- the ALKBH6 gene encoding alpha-ketoglutarate-dependent dioxygenase alkB homolog 6 isoform X5 has product MGVFNSGIGGDTGGRTGCMELVSMEDQDARVPALEPFRVEQAPPVIYYVPDFISKEEEEYLLRQVFNAPKPKWTQLSGRKLQNWGGLPHPRGMVPERLPLWLQRYVDKVSDLSLFGGLPANHVLVNQYLPGEGIMPHEDGPLYYPTVSTISLGSHTMLDLYEPRQPTDDDPAEQPRSPPRPATSLLLEPRSLLVLRGTAYTRLLHGIAAARVDALDATSLPPNAAACSSARPGASLVRGTRVSLTIRRVPRVLRTGLLLSK; this is encoded by the exons ATGGGGGTGTTTAATTCGGGTATTGGAGGGGACACTGGTGGACG gacTGGGTGCATGGAGTTGGTGTCGATGGAGGATCAGGACGCCAGGGTCCCAGCCCTGGAACCATTCAGGGTGGAGCAG GCACCACCTGTAATCTACTATGTCCCTGACTTCATCtccaaggaagaggaagagtatTTACTTCGACAG GTCTTCAATGCCCCAAAGCCAAAGTGGACCCAGCTCTCTGGAAGGAAGTTACAGAACTGGG GTGGGCTCCCCCATCCCCGGGGAATGGTTCCTGAGAGGCTGCCTCTGTGGCTCCAGCGCTACGTGGACAAAGTATCTGACCTCAGCCTTTTTGGGGGTCTCCCAGCCAACCACGTCCTTGTGAACCAGTATCTGCCTGGGGAGGGCATCATG CCCCACGAGGACGGGCCACTCTACTACCCGACTGTCAGCACCATCAGCCTGGGCTCCCACACCATGCTGGACCTCTACGAGCCGCGGCAGCCAACGGATGATGACCCTGCAGAGCAG CCCCGGTCCCCGCCCCGGCCAGCCACCTCGCTGCTGCTAGAACCCCGCAGCCTGCTGGTGCTCCGTGGCACCGCCTATACGCGCCTCCTCCACGGCATCGCGGCTGCCCGCGTAGACGCGCTAGACGCCACCTCCCTGCCGCCCAACGCCGCCGCCTGCTCGTCGGCGCGGCCCGGAGCCAGCCTGGTCCGCGGCACGCGCGTCTCTCTCACCATCCGCCGCGTGCCCCGCGTGCTGCGCACCGGTCTCCTGCTCAGCAAGTGA
- the CLIP3 gene encoding CAP-Gly domain-containing linker protein 3 encodes MTKTDPAPMAPPLRGEEEEEEEDELVPEAPSPTQERRQKPVVHPSAPAPLPKDYAFTFFDPNDPACQEILFDPQTTIPELFAIVRQWVPQVQHKIDVIGNEILRRGCHVNDRDGLTDMTLLHYACKAGAHGVGDPAAAVRLSQQLLALGADVTLRSRWTNMNALHYAAYFDVPDLVRVLLKGARPRVVNSTCSDFNHGSALHIAASNLCLGAAKCLLEHGANPALRNRKGQVPAEVVPDPMDMSLDKAEAALVAKELRTLLEEAVPLSCALPKVTLPNYDNVPGNLMLSALGLRLGDRVLLDGQKTGTLRFCGTTEFASGQWVGVELDEPEGKNDGSVGGVRYFICPPKQGLFASVSKISKVVDAPPSSVTSTPRTPRMDFSRVTGKGRREHKGKKKPPSSPSLGSLQQREGAKAEVGDQVLVAGQKQGIVRFFGKTDFAPGYWYGIELDQPTGKHDGSVFGVRYFTCPPRHGVFAPASRIQRIGGSTDPPGDNVGAKKVHQVTMTQPKRTFTTVRTPKDIASENSISRLLFCCWFPWMLRAEMQS; translated from the exons ATGACTAAGACAGATCCCGCTCCGATGGCCCCTCCACTccggggggaggaagaagaagaggaggaggatgagCTGGTCCCCgaggcccccagccccacccaggagcGCCGGCAGAAGCCTGTTGTGCACCCCTCGgcacccgcccccctccccaaggaCTACG CCTTCACATTCTTCGATCCCAATGACCCGGCATGCCAGGAGATTCTCTTTGACCCCCAGACCACCATCCCCGAACTGTTCGCCATTGTGCGCCAGTGGGTGCCCCAAGTCCAACACAAGATTGATGTCATTGGCAACGAG ATTCTGCGTCGAGGCTGCCACGTGAACGATCGTGATGGGCTGACCGACATGACACTGCTACACTATGCGTGCAAGGCTGGGGCCCATGGAGTTG GGGACCCTGCTGCGGCTGTGCGCCTTTCGCAGCAGCTGCTGGCCTTGGGCGCTGATGTAACACTGCGCAGCCGCTGGACCAACATGAACGCGCTTCACTACGCTGCCTACTTCGACGTGCCCGACCTGGTGCGGGTGCTGCTGAAGGGCGCACGGCCAAGAG TGGTGAACTCCACGTGCAGTGACTTCAACCATGGTTCAGCCCTGCACATCGCTGCCTCCAACCTGTGCCTGGGTGCTGCTAAATGTTTGCTGGAGCATGGTGCCAACCCGGCGCTGCGG AACCGGAAGGGACAGGTGCCAGCAGAGGTGGTCCCAGACCCCATGGATATGTCCCTGGACAAGGCAGAGGCAGCACTGGTGGCCAAGGAGCTGCGAACCCTGCTGGAGGAGGCTGTGCCACTCTCCTGCGCCCTCCCCAAGGTCACACTACCCAACTATGACAACGTCCCTGGCAATCTCATGCTCAGTGCGCTGGGCCTGCGCCTGGGAGACCGTGTGCTGCTGGATGGCCAGAAG ACGGGCACACTTCGGTTCTGCGGGACCACAGAGTTCGCCAGTGGCCAGTGGGTGGGCGTGGAGCTGGATGAACCTGAGGGCAAGAACGATGGCAGTGTTGGGGGTGTCCGGTACTTCATCTGCCCTCCCAAGCAGG GTCTCTTTGCGTCTGTGTCCAAGATCTCCAAGGTGGTGGATGCACCCCCCTCGTCCGTCACCTCCACACCTCGGACTCCTCGGATGGACTTTTCCCGCGTCACTGGCAAAGGCCGCAGGGAACACAAAG GCAAGAAGAAGCCCCCATCATCCCCATCTCTGGGCAGCCTGCAGCAGCGGGAGGGAGCCAAGGCTGAAGTTGGAGACCAAGTCCTTGTCGCGGGCCAGAAGCAAGGGATTGTGCGCTTCTTTGGGAAGACAGACTTTGCCCCCG GTTACTGGTATGGCATTGAGCTAGACCAGCCCACTGGCAAGCATGATGGCTCTGTCTTTGGTGTCCGGTACTTCACCTGCCCCCCACGGCATGGAGTCTTTGCGCCAGCATCTCGAATTCAGAG GATTGGTGGATCCACTGACCCCCCTGGGGACAATGTCGGAGCCAAAAAAGTGCATCAAGTGACAA TGACACAACCCAAACGCACTTTCACGACAGTCCGGACCCCAAAGGACATCGCATCAGAGAACTCCATCTCCAG GTTGCTCTTCTGCTGCTGGTTTCCCTGGATGCTGAGGGCGGAGATGCAGTCTTAG